A stretch of DNA from Lysinibacillus sp. B2A1:
CAGGTTGTTTTTGAGGCAATCGTGAATGAGGAGCCAGCTTTTACATATTTAAAGCGCGCAGTTGAACATAAATGTCATGTCATTACTGCTAATAAGGTAATGTTCGCTAAGAGAGGCTTAGAGTTACAAGATCTTGCGAAAGTGAATGGTGTTTTTGTAGGTTATGAGGCGACAACTGCGGGCGGAGTACCTGTCATTAAAACAATGAAAAATATTTTACTTGTCAATGACGTAAGTCGTATTCAAGGCATTCTAAATGGGACATGTAACTATATATTAACGAAAATGCGTGCAGAAGGATGGTCGTTTGAGACGGCGCTAAAAGAAGCACAAAATTTAGGGTACGCAGAGGCAGACCCATATAACGATATTTCAGGTCAAGATTCGTTTAAGAAATTAATGGTGTTAAGTGCATTGGCATTTGGTGAGCAGCCGGATTGGGCAGAAGTAGAAGTGATTGGCATTGACAGCATTTCTGCTGAACAGGTAAAGGAAGCAACTGCAAAGGGTCTGCGCTATCGTCATGTTGCAGAGGTAGAAAGACTAGCAGATGGTAAGATTATAGCCAAAGTAGAACCTTTATTAGTAGACGCAGAACACCCGCTGTATCCAGTAGATGATGTAAATAATGCTGTTGCCTTAGACACGAACTATATCGGCACTTTGACGCTTGTAGGACCTGGTGCAGGCATGTATCCTACAGCCAGTGTTATGGTTGAGGATTATGCTGAAATTATTGGTAAACGTGCTGGGTTTGTTGTGAGTATTTAACTTCTTTCATCAAAAATCTCCCACCTGTATAGATGGTGAGATGAATGCGAATTTTAGCTACTTTTCAGCGGGTGTCCAAACACCCGCTGAAAGAAGTTAAGTCTCCGGCGGATGTCACGGAATCGAAAAGGAGTTAATAAAGGATGTTAGCCTAAAATCATCGCATCCATTCGATAACGGCTAACTGACCTGCATCACGCAGGCCTAAGCACAAAGACGATTCCAGACGCAATTATGCAGAGGCATAATTGATATAGTAAAACGCAAAGTTACAAGGATTGCTACTTGATAACTTTGCGTTTTTTGTTGAACGATCTACATTAATTTGTTAATCCTCGTCCTTCACATCGATATCCTCAGGTATTGGAGTATTACGCCAAATTTCTATTTCTTCTTTAATGCGTTCTAACTGATCAAAGTACGTATTAAACTGTCCGCTATTAATTAAGATTTGGTCTCCATCATATACAGATCGAATGCGTCCCTCGTAGACTAATCGTAGAATTTGGTCTTCAGAGATGCCAAGATCTATCGCTGTTTCTTCAACTGTTTTATACATATTTTTCTCTCCTTTTATCTTGATTCAGCAATTCTTTACTGTGCGAAAGCGTAGCGGCAAGTATAGAATGCTTCTCCCCCCTAAAAGTGGAGAGATGAATGCGGTTTTTTCAGCGAGCGTACAAATGCCTGCTGAATCAAGATAAAGCAGTGAATATCACGGTTTTTGAAGAGGAGCTTTTCGAGCGAGCTCGGAAAAATCCGAACGTAATTACGCTAGAGCATAAATGACCACTTTTATTATAACGTCCTTTTCTAAGAAAAGC
This window harbors:
- a CDS encoding homoserine dehydrogenase codes for the protein MATIKAAILGFGTVGQGIYHILNEKREELKNKLGIELEVAKILVTDASRERVPGTAHLMTTSMDDVLAEPGMQVVFEAIVNEEPAFTYLKRAVEHKCHVITANKVMFAKRGLELQDLAKVNGVFVGYEATTAGGVPVIKTMKNILLVNDVSRIQGILNGTCNYILTKMRAEGWSFETALKEAQNLGYAEADPYNDISGQDSFKKLMVLSALAFGEQPDWAEVEVIGIDSISAEQVKEATAKGLRYRHVAEVERLADGKIIAKVEPLLVDAEHPLYPVDDVNNAVALDTNYIGTLTLVGPGAGMYPTASVMVEDYAEIIGKRAGFVVSI
- a CDS encoding DNA-binding protein — protein: MYKTVEETAIDLGISEDQILRLVYEGRIRSVYDGDQILINSGQFNTYFDQLERIKEEIEIWRNTPIPEDIDVKDED